A window from Streptomyces subrutilus encodes these proteins:
- a CDS encoding DUF6227 family protein has product MSDPYETTEAHLDRLLGRALNSFDLPDPLVERLGTALAHSSSLYTTHRSPATGAWRESHRHTYLLADGGSVSLWELAYRQESDRAVRYEVFASRAEIRPAVVRLFGEAPAEAALDPAPLPGDAEPGRDPAGLSALFAAADRCRREYTVEESADHARRVLRRAENADRPGAQVAARLRSAYGHRITQAFGTRASLPGGRDAGFSLYEHAFVLLDGAEVSLWEVEHTATPDGRHMCEVYESEEAARGAMRLRARVR; this is encoded by the coding sequence TTGAGCGATCCGTACGAGACAACCGAGGCCCACCTCGACCGACTCCTGGGCCGCGCCCTGAACTCCTTCGACCTGCCGGACCCGTTGGTGGAGCGCCTCGGTACGGCGCTCGCCCACAGCTCCTCCCTCTACACCACGCACCGCTCCCCCGCCACCGGTGCCTGGCGGGAGAGCCACCGGCACACCTACCTGCTGGCCGACGGCGGGTCGGTGTCGCTGTGGGAGCTGGCGTACCGGCAGGAGAGTGACCGGGCGGTGCGGTACGAGGTCTTCGCGAGCAGGGCGGAGATCCGTCCGGCCGTGGTCCGGCTCTTCGGGGAGGCCCCGGCCGAGGCCGCCCTGGACCCGGCGCCGCTGCCGGGGGACGCGGAGCCGGGGCGCGATCCTGCGGGGCTGAGCGCGCTGTTCGCGGCCGCGGACCGGTGCCGGCGGGAGTACACGGTGGAGGAGTCCGCCGACCACGCCCGGCGGGTGCTGCGGCGCGCGGAGAACGCGGACCGGCCGGGTGCGCAGGTCGCGGCGCGGCTGCGGTCGGCGTACGGCCACCGGATCACGCAGGCCTTCGGCACGCGGGCGTCCCTGCCGGGCGGCCGGGACGCGGGTTTCAGCCTGTACGAGCACGCCTTCGTGCTGCTGGACGGGGCCGAGGTCAGCCTGTGGGAGGTCGAGCACACGGCCACGCCGGACGGGCGGCACATGTGCGAGGTGTACGAGAGCGAAGAAGCCGCGCGCGGAGCCATGCGGCTCCGCGCGCGGGTGCGGTGA